The DNA segment CCGCAGGTTGGATGGCTCCCATCTGCGTCAGGGCGTGCAACGGTACGAGGCAACAACACGCCCAGCGGACGGAGGCAGTTCCAGCGTGACTGGAACAAGGTTTCTCGGACCGGTTTCGCGATCCAGCTTCACGCTGACTGCCGTGGACCACTACAGTTGGTCGTGCGTTCGGCGTGCCCAGTTCCTGAGAAGATCCTGGAAACGTGGTCCGCTTTCCGGCAAACTGGCTGCCAAGTCCGGCATGCCCGAGCGCTGCCGGTTGACAGGGCGAGGCGATGATCCCTCGCCTTTTTTCTATGCCCTGGTGCGGCAGCTGAACTAGCGCTCTGTGTCCCTGCCAGGGCCTTCCCGGCCACTCTCAAGGCCCCGTCCACATGGACGGGGCCTTTTGCATGCCCGTATTCCAGCCCAGCGAAGGGACTCCCATGCCTGACTTCAGCGGCGATGACGAAGCCACGTACAACAACCTGCGGTCTCACACTCCGGCTCGTGAGGGTGCGGCGCCAACGCCGGCCAACTTTCCCCGCCGCCGCCCTACACCACGTACGGCCGTAGAGGTCGAACAGGTCGAAGGACTCGACCTCAACCTCGCCCAGTTCCTCGCGTCCCGGGCAAGCCGGGCTCGTCGACACACTTCTCGCCCCCAGTCAACGCAGCAGAGCCTCCCTGTGTGGATCTTCCACCGCGTCCGGGAGTCTCCCGTTGGCTACGGCCGCGACACCGCCTGGCCACTAGCCCAGGAGTGGGCACGGATGGTGACTGGCCGCGAACACTTTACTGAGTGGGCCTGGGCAGTCGGCCTGAGCCGACCGAAGGCAGCCGCAGAACTCATGGACCATGGCTTCACTCCCGACGTGTTGGACACGCTCATCGAGGGCAAGCCCGCCCGCAGCCTGCTGCGCACCGGATATGACGTCCAGGAGGTGATCTATGGGCTGTACCAGGCGGCCCGTAACGAGGCGACCTGCTAACTGACACCCATCCGGGCTGAGTTCGTGGTGGCGAAGGCCACCGCCGGAACCGCAACTCCCGGACGATCCACTCACGGACCGCGTCGCCGTGGTCTCGCAGCGCCCGGGCGACGTCCGCGGGGGATGGCCCGGCCACCTCCGCCAGCCGTTTACCGGTGGCGGAACTGCTCGTCCCGCGTGACATCTTGACGGATCGGGCTGGCAGCAGGGTGGGTGCAGGAGCGGACGACTGAGGCAGGAAAGGCCTGGTTGTTTTCCGCTCGCGGACTTCCCGCCTCATAGCAATGAGGCGGGACGCTAGCCAGGAGAAATTACCCCTACATACTTCCTGGGTGATGGAACCGTTTAGGGAGGCTGTCAGGTGGGGCTGAAGTGCGCCTTGGCCCCGCGCGAGATGACAATCCACGAGTCCACGAAACAGACGTGAGGGCGCTGGAACGGCCAACGACCGCACACTGCCGTCCGATCAGGCCGGGCGACTGCTGTGGATCTCGCCCGCACTGCCCGGCCGCGCGCACGACCTCACCGCGGCCCGCACCCACCGGATCATCCGGATCTGCAAACGCCAGGGCATACCGATCCTCGCCGACCGAGCCTACATGGGAGCTGGCCCATGGGCGCCGACAGCCCTCAGGTGCCCACCGGGCCGTAGCCTCATCCCGACCCAGCAAACCGTCAACCGCGCGTTGGCCGCGGCACGGGCCCCGGTCGAGCGCGGCATCGCACGACTGAAGTCCTGGCGCATCTTCCGCAGATCCCGGTGCAGTCCGAATCGAATGGCGTCAATCGCCGCAGCAGTCCTCACCCTAGAGCGGCAACGCTGAAACAGCTCAGTGGTTGCTGGCTCCGTTCCCGCTGGAGTTGCTTGGTGGGGCCTCTGAGGTCGAGGAATCGCCTATCTCGGGAATTCGGGTGATTGGCCGTCAGGGCGGCTGCTAACGTCCACAAACGTCACACGGGGAGTTATATGCCCCGCCCGCCCCAAACGCTCAGGACGACCGTGAAGATCAAGCGCGTTCGCATCGAGAACTTCTGCTGCCTGCACAAGGTGGAGGTGTCCTTCGAGGACATCACTTCCTTCATCGGACCGACGGGCGTCGGCAAGTCCACCGTGCTCCGCGCGCTTGACTGGTTCTTCAACGGTGAAAAGGGCGTCGCGCTCAGCGACGATGACGTTCACTCGGCAGCCGATGGCGGTCGCATCTCCGTAGAGGTGGAGTTCGACGGGTTGACTGAGGATGACCGTCAGACTCTCGGCCGGTATGCACCAGACGGGGCTGCAAGCGTGAGCGTCTGGCGAAACTGGCAGGACGGCGAGGACAAGATCACGGGCAAAGCGCTCGCGTATGGCCCCTTCGAGGAGGTGCGGAAGCACGACAAGGCCATGGAACTGCGCCGTGCCTACGACCAGTTGAGGGAGAGGGAGTCAAGCCTCAGGTTGCCGGCCGCCGGGACCAAGGACAAGGTTCTGGAGGCGATGCGCATCTGGGAGCTGGCCAACCGCGACCTCCTCACGGAGGCCGAGGTCGAGGACACGCACTTCTTCGGCTTCGCCGGACAGAGCAGGCTGGCCCAGCTGATCGACTTCGTGTTCGTCTCCGCCGACCTGCGGGCGTATGAAGAGGCCGACGACCAGAAGGCGACGGCCCTGGGACGCATCCTCGACCACACTGTGGACCGCTCGCAGGCGAACGAGGAGCTCGGAGAGATCGAGGAGAACGCCCACCTGGCCCGGCAGGAGGTACACAGCAAGGTCTACGGTCCCGTACTGGACGAGGTGTCGGCCGCGCTTTCTGCGGAGGTCGCCAGGTTCACAACCGGGCGCGAGGTGGTCGTGACCCCCACAGTGCAGGCGCCGAGGCCGGCGCGGACCACCTTCCAGGTGAGCATCCGGGACGGTGCCGCTCGTACCTCGGTGCACCGGCAGGGGCATGGCTTTCAGCGGGCCTTGATCATTGCGGCGCTGAAGTACCTGGCCGAACGCCGGCGGTCGGCCGATGGTATGCGGACGTTGTGCCTGGCCATTGAGGAGCCCGAGCTGTTCCAGCATCCACCTCAGGCGCGGACCTTCGCGAAGGTGCTGCGAGAGCTGGTTGCCACATCGCCGAATGGCCGTGCTCAGGTCATGTACGCCACCCACAGCCCTGTCTTCATCGACCCGAAGGGTTACCACCAGATCCGCCGCCTCTGCCGCGCCGTCGGCGAGGACCACCCCGTCACCGAGGTATGGCAGGCCACAGAGGAGGATCTGTTCACGGCCCTCGACGGGCTTGTCGACCAGAACGTGATCAGGAGCAGGACTGAGGGGACGCTTGGAGGCGCGCTGGCGGAGGGCTTCTTTGCCGATGTCGTGGTTCTGGTCGAGGGGCGTGGGGACGCGGGAGTGATCACTGGTTGCGCTGAGCGGTCCGGGATCAACCTGGGTGCGGACGGCGTCAGCCTCATCGAGGTCAACGGCAAGGACAACCTCATGATCTCCGACGCGCTTTTCAGCGCTTTGGGCGTCTCGTGTCACGTCGTCTTCGACGGCGACCTTGGCATGGAAGACCGGAAGAGGGAGTCGGTGCGTTATCTCATCCCTGAGCAACGTCACGAGAAAGAGAAAGAGTTCGAGCGCCAGGCGCGGACGAATCGGACCAAGAACTCGAATCTTCTGCAGTACCTGGGAGCGACGCCGACTCCGCAGCCTGCCGACGACTCGACGGCCCGTTACACCGTCTTCGAGGACACTCTGGAGACCTTCCTCGACCGCAACTGGCCAGCCTGGGAGGAGCGGCGACAGGAGCTCGTCCGCACAGGCGAGGGCGTCGGGGGGAAGAACGCGGCGACGTATCTGGAGACGACCCGGACCGTCGTGGCGGAGCCGCCCTTCCTGCTGCATGCACTGCTGGAGAACGTTCGATCCCTTGTGGGACGACGCTAGGTGTGCTGTCCCACCACGTTGGTGACACGCGGGCTGGGTATACCGCGGAGCGTGGAACCGGCCTCCGGCTGGTGCTGGAGGCCGGTTTGCTCTGGAGTCGTCTGCGGAGTGATGGGGTGCACGGAGGGCAGCTCGTTCAGTGCGTGAACGGCCAGCCTGTTCTGCTACTGAACAAGCCGGCCATCGCACCCCCTGCCCTCGTCCCGTTTGGTCAGGTCAGTTCTGCGGCTACGGCCCGGAGCGCGGGGATGAGTTCGGGATGGTCTCCGTGTGCGGCCGACTGGAGCAGTTCGGTGATGGCGATGATCTGCGCGTTGCGTCCGGGGCTTGTCTTGAGTACGGGAAAGGTGTCCCGCACGCGCTGGGCGAAGCCGGGTGCGAGCAGGGAGTACGCCAGCAGCATGGCGGCGTCGTAGCCGGCGGGTGCTTGGCCGAAGCCCTCCCAGTCGAGGAGGTAGGGGGTGGTGTTGGTGAGGTTGGCGGTGTGGAGGTCTCCGTGGGCTGTCGTCCAGTCCGTGATGCGGGGACCGGGGACGCCGAGGAAGCGGGGGACGGTGCGGTCCACCCATTCCTGGCGTACGGCCACGCGGTCCGTGGGGACGCGGCTGATGTGGTCCAGGTCGGTGCGCAGTGAGTCCCACCACGAGGCCGGCGGCTTCGGATCCGTGTGCAGGACGGGGCTGGGGGAGACGGCGGGTTCGTTGACGTACTGGTGGAGTTCGGCGCGGTAGGCGTGGTCGTTGCTGACGGTGTCGGAGGTGTCGTACAGCAGCGGTTTGCGGACATGTCCGTCGAACAGTGGGGCGGCCTGGCTGTTGCCGTCCCAGATTTTTCCGGTCACCTTGTCCTCGGGTGCGGAGAGGAGTCTCAGCCAGCAGTCGCCGTGGTCGGGGTGGTGGGTGCGGCTGCTGAGTGTGCGGCCGTGCCAGCCCCAGACTTCAGGCCCGTCCGTTGTGGCGTCGAGTGTCTTGGCTGCTCGTGTGAATGCCTCGCGCATGCGCTGTTGGTCGGCGGGGTGGGGCGGCGGCGAGTACATCCAGCACCTTTCGCAGCGTGGGGACCGGGATGGCGGGGCAGCGTAGGGCCCGTTGCGCCTCGGCCCAGTGTGCCGGGGTGGAGGCGGAGATCAGAATCCGTGTCACTCCTGGGCATGAGGCCGCGGCGAGGAGGCACGCCTGGGGGACGGTGAGGCCGGGGTTGAGGAGTGCGGTGAGTTCGGGGGTGGCCAGGTGGGGGAGTTGGCCGCCGAACAGGGGTGCTGAGGCGTAGACCTGCCATCTGAGTTCGGCTGCCTGCGCGATCGGGCCTCCTCCGTCCAGGGCCTGGGTGAACGCGGAGGCGGTGACGAGGGATACGGGCAGCTGGATGGCCCGTAGGTGGTGGTGTTCCGTGCCGGCGACTTCGGTGGCCAGTTGGTGCAGGGCGGGGACGTTCAGGGTGCCGGTGTCGAAGCCGTCCCAGGTGGCGACGCCGTAGGCGCTGATGATGCCTGCTGCCGCTTCTGCTTCGAGGGCGGTCAAGGCGTCGCGCAGGGCTTCGTACGGGTCGCTGTCCGTTCGCTCGGGGTTGTGGGCGAAGACGAGGTCGAGGCGGTCGCGGCCGAGTTCGGTGCGGTTGCGGGCGCACTGCCAGTGGACGTACGGGCTGCTCAGGCAGTATCCGCGTTCGGCGGCGCCGGTCGTGAGAGCCCCGTCCGCGACGGCGGCTCTGGCGGCCCGGTCGGTGAGGAATCCGACCTTCGTGGAGACCGGGATGCGGTGCCGGGCGAGGGCCGGTGCGAGGAGTGACTGGGCTTGTCCGTCGAGGTAGTTGGGGGCCGTATCGATCCAGGCGCCGGCCGGATCGGCGGCTGCGCGGATGACGGCGTCGGGCAATGCCGAGGGGTGGATGCGGTAGGTGCCCAGGCCGAGGGTGGCGATCGTCATTGTCGGCCTCCACCGAGGACGGTGATCGCTTGGCCGTTCAGCAGATCGGAGACGACGGCCGCCACGTCCGCGATGGGGATGCCGGTTGCCGCGACCAGTTCGCCGAGCGAGACGGTGCTGGGGGCGGCGGATGTCAGGTGCTGAAGCAGAGGCAGGGCCTCCTCGGTCAGTTCCCACTCGTTGTCGCAGGCCCGGAAGATCACTCCGTTCCCGTCGGGAGCGGGCTCTAGCTGCGCACGCGTGGTGGTCAGCCGGATGCGGAGGTCCGGATCTGCCGGGATGCCGGTGATGTGGGGGAGGCTGGGGCGGAGGCGGGTGAGGTCGGTGCTGTCGCGCGTCGTCGTGTACCGGCCGAGCAGTTCGGGGTTCTCCAGGGCGGCGGCGACCTCCTTGCGCAGTCGCTCCAGGTACCTGGCCTGTTGTTCTGGGGTGGCGTGTACGGGGAGGTCTTCGCGGAGGACGTCGTGGCGGCGGAGGTCGTCGGCGAGCCAGGACAGGAGTTGGGCTCCGGTGGTGGTCTGGATGCCGAAGGTGAGG comes from the Streptomyces griseiscabiei genome and includes:
- a CDS encoding AAA family ATPase, which translates into the protein MKIKRVRIENFCCLHKVEVSFEDITSFIGPTGVGKSTVLRALDWFFNGEKGVALSDDDVHSAADGGRISVEVEFDGLTEDDRQTLGRYAPDGAASVSVWRNWQDGEDKITGKALAYGPFEEVRKHDKAMELRRAYDQLRERESSLRLPAAGTKDKVLEAMRIWELANRDLLTEAEVEDTHFFGFAGQSRLAQLIDFVFVSADLRAYEEADDQKATALGRILDHTVDRSQANEELGEIEENAHLARQEVHSKVYGPVLDEVSAALSAEVARFTTGREVVVTPTVQAPRPARTTFQVSIRDGAARTSVHRQGHGFQRALIIAALKYLAERRRSADGMRTLCLAIEEPELFQHPPQARTFAKVLRELVATSPNGRAQVMYATHSPVFIDPKGYHQIRRLCRAVGEDHPVTEVWQATEEDLFTALDGLVDQNVIRSRTEGTLGGALAEGFFADVVVLVEGRGDAGVITGCAERSGINLGADGVSLIEVNGKDNLMISDALFSALGVSCHVVFDGDLGMEDRKRESVRYLIPEQRHEKEKEFERQARTNRTKNSNLLQYLGATPTPQPADDSTARYTVFEDTLETFLDRNWPAWEERRQELVRTGEGVGGKNAATYLETTRTVVAEPPFLLHALLENVRSLVGRR
- a CDS encoding phosphotransferase, whose translation is MREAFTRAAKTLDATTDGPEVWGWHGRTLSSRTHHPDHGDCWLRLLSAPEDKVTGKIWDGNSQAAPLFDGHVRKPLLYDTSDTVSNDHAYRAELHQYVNEPAVSPSPVLHTDPKPPASWWDSLRTDLDHISRVPTDRVAVRQEWVDRTVPRFLGVPGPRITDWTTAHGDLHTANLTNTTPYLLDWEGFGQAPAGYDAAMLLAYSLLAPGFAQRVRDTFPVLKTSPGRNAQIIAITELLQSAAHGDHPELIPALRAVAAELT
- a CDS encoding aldo/keto reductase, encoding MTIATLGLGTYRIHPSALPDAVIRAAADPAGAWIDTAPNYLDGQAQSLLAPALARHRIPVSTKVGFLTDRAARAAVADGALTTGAAERGYCLSSPYVHWQCARNRTELGRDRLDLVFAHNPERTDSDPYEALRDALTALEAEAAAGIISAYGVATWDGFDTGTLNVPALHQLATEVAGTEHHHLRAIQLPVSLVTASAFTQALDGGGPIAQAAELRWQVYASAPLFGGQLPHLATPELTALLNPGLTVPQACLLAAASCPGVTRILISASTPAHWAEAQRALRCPAIPVPTLRKVLDVLAAAPPRRPTAHARGIHTSSQDTRRHNGRA